The Georgenia sp. TF02-10 genome window below encodes:
- a CDS encoding YbjN domain-containing protein, with translation MAAAGFEEGRARTGPTGLDTRDVVVPLTRTRVAETLTALGYPLFRDAAGNLGLLWAQSVFHIYLLGEEETVLQVRTSWHRRLALERLGEVLGLLDRWNREFIGPKCYVRVLDDGRLSVVAEASTPLGTGVSDHQLSALLRRGVGQGMRVVRDLEAAYPDPAGLPPEETP, from the coding sequence ATGGCGGCCGCAGGGTTCGAGGAGGGCCGGGCCCGGACCGGCCCGACCGGCCTGGACACCCGGGACGTCGTCGTGCCGCTGACCCGCACCCGGGTGGCGGAGACGCTCACCGCGCTCGGCTACCCGCTGTTCCGGGACGCCGCCGGCAACCTCGGCCTGCTGTGGGCGCAGTCGGTCTTCCACATCTACCTCCTCGGCGAGGAGGAGACGGTGCTGCAGGTCCGCACCTCCTGGCACCGCCGCCTGGCGCTGGAGCGGCTGGGCGAGGTCCTCGGGCTGCTGGACCGGTGGAACCGGGAGTTCATCGGGCCCAAGTGCTACGTCCGCGTCCTCGACGACGGCCGGCTCAGTGTCGTCGCCGAGGCCTCCACCCCACTCGGCACCGGCGTCAGCGACCACCAGCTCAGCGCCCTGCTGCGCCGCGGGGTCGGGCAGGGCATGCGGGTGGTGCGGGACTTGGAGGCGGCCTACCCCGACCCGGCGGGTCTGCCGCCCGAGGAGACCCCGTGA
- a CDS encoding ATP-dependent DNA helicase — MTGPPADRQVADGGAPGAAGPSDGGPADEAADGEADVAGLLDAAVARVGGERRDGQHRMAGAVTQALRAHERLLVQAGTGTGKSLAYLVPVLTHVAMTEERAVVSTATLALQRQILSHDAPLVADVVAARTGRRPDVALLKGWHNYLCRHKLAGGYPAEDEPGLFAAAAVTRADPGAPPAAGADGAAEGAAPGPGTDAAAEGAPPRPGGAAGLGPAGPGTRLGEQVARLRAWAEETVTGDRDYLDPGVSDRAWRQVSVTKMECLGTACPLLAECFPEAARQAARAADVVITNHAMLGIAAAGSGGVLPEHDLLVVDEAHELPERVTAQATVDLSAAAVERTARLARRHGGGAVPALDTAASALRAALEQVPDGRLATGLPSALHDAVVLLGAGAREALGGLSPRAESAEAGGRAMARSALVSLVEIVDRLLGDGVARHRDVLWCERPRGTEPPRLRVAPLDVAGPIAEDLLADRAAVLTSATLALGGTFEPMARTLGLALTGRYRSLDVGSPFDYRRQGILYVARHLPPPGRDGPSEQALAELVELVRAAGGATLGLFSSRRGAEAAAARLRAAVGTPVLCQGEDQLPTLVRRFSADEATSLMGTLSLWQGVDVPGPTCRLVVIDRIPFPRPDDPVKQARSDVVRRAGGNAFMSVAATHAALLLAQGTGRLVRSAGDRGVVAVLDPRLATARYGTFLTRSLPPLWRTDDGNLARAALRRLSGQAEADRDGRG, encoded by the coding sequence GTGACCGGCCCGCCGGCTGATCGGCAGGTGGCCGACGGCGGGGCGCCCGGTGCGGCGGGGCCGAGCGACGGCGGGCCCGCGGACGAGGCGGCCGACGGCGAGGCCGACGTGGCCGGCCTGCTCGACGCCGCGGTCGCCCGGGTCGGCGGCGAGCGCCGCGACGGGCAGCACCGGATGGCCGGGGCGGTGACCCAGGCCCTGCGGGCGCACGAGCGGCTCCTGGTCCAGGCCGGCACCGGCACCGGGAAGTCCCTGGCCTACCTCGTCCCCGTCCTGACCCACGTCGCGATGACCGAGGAGCGGGCCGTGGTGTCCACCGCGACCCTGGCCCTCCAGCGCCAGATCCTGAGCCACGACGCCCCGCTGGTGGCCGACGTGGTCGCGGCCCGCACCGGCCGCCGGCCCGACGTCGCCCTGCTGAAGGGCTGGCACAACTACCTGTGCCGGCACAAGCTGGCCGGCGGGTACCCGGCGGAGGATGAGCCGGGGCTGTTCGCGGCCGCCGCGGTGACCCGCGCGGACCCCGGTGCGCCGCCCGCCGCGGGCGCCGACGGCGCCGCCGAAGGTGCGGCGCCCGGCCCGGGTACCGACGCCGCCGCCGAAGGTGCGCCGCCTCGCCCGGGCGGCGCCGCCGGTCTCGGCCCGGCCGGCCCCGGCACCCGGTTGGGCGAGCAGGTCGCTCGCCTGCGCGCGTGGGCCGAGGAGACGGTCACCGGCGACCGGGACTACCTCGACCCCGGGGTGAGCGACCGGGCCTGGCGGCAGGTGTCGGTGACCAAGATGGAGTGCCTGGGCACCGCCTGCCCGCTGCTGGCCGAGTGCTTCCCCGAGGCGGCGCGGCAGGCCGCCCGGGCCGCCGACGTCGTCATCACCAACCACGCCATGCTCGGCATCGCGGCCGCCGGCTCCGGCGGCGTGCTGCCCGAGCACGACCTCCTGGTGGTCGACGAGGCCCACGAGCTGCCCGAGCGGGTCACCGCGCAGGCCACCGTCGACCTCAGCGCCGCCGCCGTCGAGCGCACCGCCCGCCTCGCCCGGCGCCACGGCGGCGGCGCCGTCCCCGCCCTGGACACCGCGGCATCGGCGCTGCGCGCGGCGCTGGAGCAGGTCCCGGACGGCCGGCTGGCCACCGGCCTGCCGTCCGCGCTGCACGACGCCGTGGTCCTGCTCGGCGCCGGCGCCCGGGAGGCCCTCGGCGGGCTGAGCCCGCGGGCCGAGTCGGCGGAGGCCGGCGGCCGCGCGATGGCCCGCTCCGCCCTGGTCAGCCTGGTGGAGATCGTCGACCGGCTGCTCGGCGACGGCGTCGCCCGGCACCGGGACGTGCTGTGGTGCGAACGGCCCCGCGGCACCGAGCCGCCCCGGCTGCGGGTGGCCCCGCTCGACGTCGCCGGCCCGATCGCCGAGGACCTGCTCGCCGACCGCGCCGCCGTCCTCACCTCGGCCACCCTCGCCCTCGGCGGGACCTTCGAGCCGATGGCCCGCACCCTCGGGCTGGCGCTGACGGGCCGCTACCGCAGCCTCGACGTCGGCTCCCCGTTCGACTACCGGCGCCAGGGCATCCTCTACGTGGCCCGGCACCTGCCCCCGCCGGGCCGGGACGGCCCCAGCGAGCAGGCCCTGGCCGAGCTGGTCGAGCTGGTGCGGGCCGCCGGCGGGGCGACCCTGGGGCTGTTCTCCTCCCGCCGGGGCGCCGAGGCCGCCGCCGCCCGGCTGCGCGCCGCCGTCGGCACGCCGGTGCTGTGCCAGGGCGAGGACCAGCTCCCCACCCTCGTGCGCCGCTTCTCCGCCGACGAGGCCACCTCCCTGATGGGCACGCTGTCCCTGTGGCAGGGCGTGGACGTGCCCGGCCCGACCTGCCGCCTGGTGGTCATCGACCGCATCCCCTTCCCGCGGCCGGACGACCCGGTCAAGCAGGCCCGGTCCGACGTCGTCCGGCGGGCCGGCGGCAACGCCTTCATGTCCGTCGCCGCCACGCACGCCGCGCTGCTGCTCGCCCAGGGGACGGGCCGGCTGGTCCGCTCGGCCGGGGACCGGGGCGTCGTCGCCGTCCTCGACCCGCGCCTGGCCACCGCCCGGTACGGCACCTTCCTCACCCGCTCGCTGCCGCCGCTGTGGCGCACCGACGACGGCAACCTCGCCCGGGCGGCGCTCCGGCGGCTCAGCGGGCAGGCCGAGGCGGACCGAGACGGCCGCGGGTAG
- a CDS encoding L-lactate dehydrogenase, which translates to MDQAGGRNELLGEGRLPERRSTKVAIVGAGAVGSTLAYACLLRGAAREVVLYDLNKAKVQAEAMDIAHGIQFTPMGTVAGSDEVDICAGADVVVITAGAKQHPGQSRLDLAGATIDIMHRLVPSLVDVAPDAVYVMVANPVDVVTYASLKISGLPDNQFFGSGTVLDTSRLRYLVAQECGVAVQNVHAYVAGEHGDSELPLWSSAMIGAVPLLQWGPTVSGRLLDEGVRARIAEEVVRSAYQIIEGKGATNYAISLATVRIIEAVLRNEQRVLSVSSLLEDYLEISDVCLSVPTVVGQQGVGRRLVPVVTERERGDLLRSAESIRAVARQFGF; encoded by the coding sequence ATGGACCAGGCCGGTGGCCGGAACGAGCTGCTGGGGGAGGGCCGCCTCCCGGAGCGGCGCTCCACCAAGGTCGCGATCGTCGGGGCGGGGGCGGTCGGCTCCACCCTCGCCTACGCGTGCCTGCTGCGCGGCGCCGCCCGCGAGGTGGTCCTCTACGACCTGAACAAGGCCAAGGTCCAGGCCGAGGCGATGGACATCGCGCACGGCATCCAGTTCACCCCGATGGGCACCGTCGCGGGCTCGGACGAGGTGGATATCTGCGCCGGCGCCGACGTCGTCGTGATCACCGCCGGCGCCAAGCAGCACCCCGGCCAGTCCCGGCTCGACCTCGCCGGCGCCACCATCGACATCATGCACCGGCTCGTGCCGAGCCTGGTCGACGTGGCCCCGGACGCCGTCTACGTCATGGTCGCCAACCCGGTCGACGTCGTCACCTACGCCAGCCTGAAGATCTCCGGCCTGCCCGACAACCAGTTCTTCGGCTCCGGCACCGTGCTGGACACCAGCCGGCTGCGCTACCTCGTCGCCCAGGAGTGCGGCGTCGCCGTGCAGAACGTGCACGCCTACGTGGCCGGGGAGCACGGGGACAGCGAGCTGCCGCTGTGGAGCTCGGCGATGATCGGGGCGGTCCCGCTGCTCCAGTGGGGCCCCACGGTGTCCGGCCGGCTGCTCGACGAGGGGGTCCGGGCGCGGATCGCGGAGGAGGTCGTGCGCTCGGCGTACCAGATCATCGAGGGCAAGGGCGCGACCAACTACGCCATCAGCCTCGCCACCGTCCGCATCATCGAGGCGGTGCTCCGCAACGAGCAGCGGGTGCTCTCGGTCTCCTCGCTGCTGGAGGACTACCTGGAGATCTCCGACGTGTGCCTGTCGGTGCCCACCGTCGTCGGCCAGCAGGGGGTGGGCCGCCGGCTCGTCCCGGTGGTCACCGAGCGGGAGCGCGGCGACCTGCTGCGCAGCGCCGAGTCGATCCGCGCGGTGGCCCGCCAGTTCGGGTTCTGA
- the miaA gene encoding tRNA (adenosine(37)-N6)-dimethylallyltransferase MiaA produces the protein MAAVEEPPLIAIVGVTASGKSDLALDLAEALGGPGAVEIVNADAMQLYRGMDIGTAKVPADQRRGVAHHQLDVLHVRQEASVAAYQAHARADIAAIRARGRLPVLVGGSGLYVRAVLDQLEFPGTDPAVRAGLEVRAAEEGPDALHVALAELDPPAAAAIDPRNTRRLVRALEVITLTGRPFSARLPEHVYALPAVQLAVDVPRLDLDGRIAARAAWMMAGGLLEETARLLDEGLAESPTAARAVGYAQAMDVLAGRSTPAEAVDAVALATRQLARRQEKWFRRDPRIRWLPRGDPDTVLAAALRTLGR, from the coding sequence TTGGCCGCCGTGGAGGAGCCCCCGCTGATCGCCATCGTCGGCGTGACGGCCTCGGGCAAGTCCGACCTCGCCCTCGACCTGGCCGAAGCGCTCGGCGGACCCGGCGCGGTGGAGATCGTCAACGCCGACGCCATGCAGCTCTACCGCGGCATGGACATCGGCACCGCGAAGGTGCCAGCGGACCAGCGCCGCGGTGTCGCCCACCACCAGCTCGACGTCCTGCACGTGCGGCAGGAGGCGTCCGTGGCGGCCTACCAGGCCCACGCCCGCGCCGACATCGCCGCGATCCGGGCCCGCGGCCGCCTGCCCGTCCTGGTCGGCGGCTCCGGGCTGTATGTCCGGGCGGTCCTGGACCAGCTGGAGTTCCCCGGCACGGACCCGGCGGTGCGGGCCGGCCTGGAGGTGCGGGCCGCCGAGGAGGGACCCGACGCGCTGCACGTGGCGCTCGCCGAGCTGGACCCGCCGGCCGCCGCCGCCATCGACCCGCGCAACACCCGCCGGCTGGTCCGCGCCCTGGAGGTCATCACCCTGACCGGGCGACCGTTCTCCGCCCGCCTGCCCGAGCACGTCTACGCCCTGCCCGCGGTGCAGCTCGCCGTCGATGTGCCGCGCCTCGACCTCGACGGACGCATCGCCGCCCGGGCGGCGTGGATGATGGCCGGCGGGCTGCTGGAGGAGACCGCGCGGCTCCTTGATGAGGGCCTGGCCGAGAGCCCGACGGCGGCCCGCGCGGTCGGCTACGCCCAGGCCATGGACGTCCTGGCCGGCCGGTCCACCCCGGCCGAGGCGGTCGACGCCGTCGCCCTGGCCACCCGCCAGCTCGCCCGCCGGCAGGAGAAGTGGTTCCGGCGCGACCCGCGGATCCGTTGGCTACCGAGGGGAGACCCGGACACGGTGCTGGCCGCCGCGCTGCGTACCCTGGGACGATGA
- the dapF gene encoding diaminopimelate epimerase: protein MTSPFGALAGRGLTTGHGTENDFLLVPDPDGELDLTAAEVAAACDRHAGVGADGLIRVVRTAALTGADQAASAPADPAAPAPVDPAGAAPAPADAPAPAAVAGAEWFMDYRNADGSVAEMCGNGIRVFVHYLREQGLVDLPPGASIAVGTRGGIRQVAFDGERYTVAMGRWAMPGGLAAVQAGYDVIVQVPGLPGPRAGLRVTLPNPHTVVALPDEAALAAADLTGAVAYDPVPPAGTNLELVVPLGDDDAGLGTVRMRVLERGVGETRSCGTGTCAAALAVRAWGGPGAPDTWRVLVPGGEVLVHVDGDQVTLTGPAVLTADVTLR, encoded by the coding sequence ATGACCTCCCCGTTCGGTGCCCTGGCCGGCCGCGGCCTCACCACCGGGCACGGCACGGAGAACGACTTCCTGCTCGTCCCCGACCCCGACGGCGAGCTCGACCTGACCGCCGCGGAGGTCGCCGCCGCCTGCGACCGGCACGCCGGTGTCGGCGCGGACGGCCTCATCCGCGTCGTGCGGACGGCAGCCCTGACTGGTGCGGACCAGGCTGCGTCCGCCCCCGCCGACCCAGCCGCGCCGGCCCCCGTGGACCCGGCCGGGGCCGCGCCCGCCCCTGCGGACGCCCCCGCCCCCGCCGCCGTGGCCGGTGCCGAGTGGTTCATGGACTACCGCAATGCCGACGGCTCGGTGGCGGAGATGTGCGGCAACGGCATTCGGGTGTTCGTGCACTACCTGCGCGAGCAGGGGCTGGTCGACCTCCCGCCGGGGGCGAGCATCGCCGTCGGCACCCGCGGCGGGATCCGCCAGGTGGCCTTCGACGGCGAGCGGTACACGGTGGCGATGGGCCGGTGGGCGATGCCCGGCGGGCTCGCCGCCGTCCAGGCCGGCTACGACGTGATCGTCCAGGTGCCCGGGCTGCCCGGCCCCCGGGCGGGGTTGCGGGTGACGCTGCCCAACCCGCACACCGTGGTGGCGCTGCCGGACGAGGCGGCGCTCGCGGCGGCCGACCTCACCGGCGCCGTGGCGTACGACCCTGTCCCGCCGGCGGGGACCAACCTCGAGCTCGTCGTCCCGCTCGGCGACGACGACGCCGGGCTGGGCACCGTCCGCATGCGCGTCCTGGAGCGGGGGGTGGGGGAGACCCGGTCCTGCGGGACGGGCACCTGCGCCGCCGCGCTGGCCGTGCGCGCCTGGGGCGGCCCGGGGGCGCCGGACACCTGGCGCGTCCTCGTCCCCGGCGGGGAGGTCCTGGTCCACGTCGACGGCGACCAGGTCACCCTCACCGGCCCGGCCGTGCTCACCGCTGACGTGACCCTGCGCTGA
- the hflX gene encoding GTPase HflX: MTTSRPDPRTPEHPGAQAAAEDVVARILARAGNVRSTAGTALQDEADADDGDLGYDGEQLDREERAALRRVGGLSTELEDVSEVEYRQLRLERVVLVGLWSTGTAESAEVSLRELAALAETAGSEVLDGLLQRRAAPDPGTYLGSGKAAELAELVRAAGADTVIVDGELSPSQRRGLEDIVQVKVIDRTALILDIFAQHAKSREGKAQVELAQLEYLLPRLRGWGESMSRQAGGRVAGGAGIGSRGPGETKIELDRRRIRTRMARLRRQIKEMAPARSTKRGARRRGRVPAVAIVGYTNAGKSSLLNRLTGAGVLVQNQLFATLDPTVRRATTPDGRAYTLTDTVGFVRSLPTELVEAFRSTLEEVADADLLLHVVDAAHPDPEGQVRTVRRVVADVGAGDVPELVVLNKADLAAPEDLAALRTRYPGAVAVSARTGQGLAELTERIAALLPRPAEEVDVVVPYGRGDLVSRAHTEGEVLAEDYAEVGTQLRARVEPALAAELRAAGAPPARPAPAR, translated from the coding sequence ATGACCACCAGCCGCCCCGACCCCCGCACCCCGGAGCATCCAGGCGCGCAGGCGGCGGCGGAGGATGTCGTCGCCCGCATCCTGGCCCGTGCCGGCAACGTCCGGTCCACCGCCGGCACCGCCCTGCAGGACGAGGCCGACGCCGACGACGGGGACCTCGGCTACGACGGCGAGCAGCTCGACCGCGAGGAGCGCGCCGCGCTCCGCCGGGTCGGCGGGCTGTCCACCGAGCTCGAGGACGTCAGCGAGGTCGAGTACCGCCAGCTCCGGCTCGAGCGGGTCGTCCTGGTCGGGCTGTGGTCGACCGGGACCGCGGAGTCCGCCGAGGTCTCCCTGCGCGAGCTCGCCGCGCTGGCCGAGACCGCCGGCTCGGAGGTCCTCGACGGGCTCCTCCAGCGCCGCGCCGCCCCCGACCCGGGCACCTACCTCGGCTCGGGCAAGGCCGCCGAGCTGGCCGAGCTGGTCCGGGCCGCCGGCGCGGACACGGTCATCGTCGACGGCGAGCTCAGCCCCTCCCAGCGCCGCGGTCTGGAGGACATCGTCCAGGTCAAGGTGATCGACCGCACCGCCCTCATCCTGGACATCTTCGCCCAGCACGCGAAGTCCCGGGAGGGCAAGGCCCAGGTCGAGCTCGCCCAGCTGGAGTACCTGCTGCCGCGCCTGCGCGGCTGGGGCGAGTCGATGTCCCGGCAGGCCGGCGGCCGGGTCGCCGGCGGCGCGGGCATCGGCTCCCGCGGCCCGGGCGAGACGAAGATCGAGCTCGACCGGCGCCGCATCCGCACCCGGATGGCCCGGCTGCGCCGCCAGATCAAGGAGATGGCGCCGGCCCGCTCGACCAAGCGCGGCGCCCGCCGCCGCGGCCGGGTCCCCGCCGTCGCCATCGTCGGCTACACCAACGCCGGGAAGTCCTCGCTGCTCAACCGGCTCACCGGGGCCGGCGTGCTGGTGCAGAACCAGCTCTTCGCCACCCTCGACCCCACCGTCCGCCGGGCCACCACCCCCGACGGGCGCGCGTACACCCTGACCGACACCGTCGGCTTCGTCCGGTCCCTGCCCACCGAGCTCGTCGAGGCCTTCCGCTCCACCCTGGAGGAGGTCGCCGACGCGGACCTGCTGCTGCACGTCGTCGACGCCGCCCATCCCGACCCCGAGGGCCAGGTCCGCACCGTGCGCAGGGTCGTCGCGGACGTCGGCGCCGGGGACGTGCCCGAGCTGGTCGTGCTGAACAAGGCCGACCTCGCCGCCCCGGAGGACCTCGCCGCGCTGCGCACCCGCTACCCCGGCGCGGTGGCCGTCTCCGCCCGCACCGGGCAGGGCCTGGCGGAGCTCACGGAGCGGATCGCCGCCCTGCTGCCCCGGCCGGCCGAGGAGGTCGACGTCGTGGTGCCCTACGGCCGCGGCGACCTGGTCTCCCGCGCCCACACCGAGGGCGAGGTGCTCGCCGAAGACTACGCCGAGGTCGGCACCCAGCTCCGCGCCCGGGTCGAGCCCGCGCTCGCCGCCGAGCTCCGCGCGGCCGGCGCCCCGCCGGCCCGGCCCGCGCCGGCGAGGTGA
- a CDS encoding class I SAM-dependent methyltransferase gives MPEPDHYFSAQPASPAQLRPVDVVLRGRPVRVQTASGVFSAGRLDLGTRVLLDAVEDPPPAGDLADVGCGWGPIALAMAQASPAATVWAVDSNARAVDLTARNAAALGLTGVRATAADAALEHLTTAGVRLAEIWSNPPVRIGKAALHELLRRWLGLLAPTGRAQLVVQRNLGADSLHRWLAEELGMDVARAASAKGFRVLTVRPGQ, from the coding sequence GTGCCCGAGCCGGACCACTACTTCTCCGCCCAGCCCGCCTCCCCCGCTCAGCTGCGGCCGGTGGACGTGGTGCTGCGCGGGCGGCCGGTGCGGGTGCAGACCGCGTCCGGGGTGTTCTCCGCCGGGCGCCTGGACCTCGGGACCCGGGTGCTGCTCGACGCCGTCGAGGACCCGCCGCCGGCCGGTGACCTCGCCGACGTCGGCTGCGGCTGGGGGCCGATCGCCCTGGCCATGGCGCAGGCCTCCCCCGCGGCGACGGTGTGGGCGGTGGACAGCAACGCCCGAGCGGTGGACCTGACGGCGCGCAACGCGGCCGCGCTCGGCCTGACCGGGGTGCGGGCGACGGCGGCCGATGCGGCGCTGGAGCACCTCACGACGGCGGGGGTGCGGCTGGCCGAGATCTGGTCCAACCCGCCGGTGCGGATCGGCAAGGCCGCGCTGCACGAGCTGCTGCGCCGCTGGCTCGGGCTGCTCGCCCCGACCGGGCGGGCGCAGCTGGTCGTCCAGCGCAACCTCGGCGCCGACTCCCTGCACCGCTGGCTGGCCGAGGAGCTGGGCATGGACGTCGCCCGCGCGGCCAGCGCGAAGGGCTTCCGGGTGCTCACGGTGCGGCCCGGGCAGTAG
- a CDS encoding YbjN domain-containing protein has translation MSWWRALFGRPVTTRPAPAPSHPLPTPVERATPLTADRVAAVVRARGYHVRSEADGSVTGLWEGFRFQVRLTGPATEFLSVRGSWGRTLPAAMAGALAQAVNDWNRDKVWPTVFTVPSGDGIGVRTEVLTDVGAGATDRQLLELIEGGLAAGVQFFQALDRSVPVEPTAE, from the coding sequence GTGAGCTGGTGGCGGGCGCTCTTCGGCCGGCCGGTGACCACCCGGCCCGCCCCGGCCCCGAGCCACCCGCTGCCGACGCCGGTGGAGCGGGCCACCCCGCTGACGGCCGACCGGGTCGCGGCGGTGGTGCGGGCCCGCGGCTACCACGTCCGCAGCGAGGCGGACGGCTCGGTGACCGGGCTGTGGGAGGGCTTCCGGTTTCAGGTCCGGCTGACCGGCCCGGCGACGGAGTTCTTGTCCGTGCGCGGGTCCTGGGGGCGGACCCTGCCGGCCGCGATGGCCGGCGCACTGGCCCAGGCGGTCAACGACTGGAACCGGGACAAGGTCTGGCCCACCGTCTTCACCGTGCCGTCCGGGGACGGGATCGGGGTGCGCACGGAGGTGCTGACCGACGTCGGGGCCGGCGCGACCGACCGGCAGCTGCTCGAGCTCATCGAGGGCGGGCTGGCCGCCGGCGTGCAGTTCTTCCAGGCCCTCGACCGCTCGGTGCCGGTCGAGCCGACGGCGGAGTGA
- the miaB gene encoding tRNA (N6-isopentenyl adenosine(37)-C2)-methylthiotransferase MiaB has translation MSAPATAPAGAAVAAAVGAVGPAQSGGPAPTADPAGTAHPAGAPPRTYLVRTLGCQMNVHDSERLAGLLQARGYVPVADIPEAAARATDAGDGGADVVVLNTCSVRENAATRLFGNLGQLAAVKRSRPGMQIAVGGCLAQQMREGIVAQAPWVDVVLGTHNLDVLPALLERARHNAEAQVEIEESLKVFPSTLPSRRESAYAAFVSISVGCNNTCTFCIVPHLRGKERDRRPGDVLAEVEAVVAQGAVEVTLLGQNVNSYGVGFGDRGAFAKLLRACGRVEGLERVRFTSPHPAAFTDDVIAAMAETPTVMPSLHMPLQSGSDAVLRAMRRSYRSARFLGILERVRAAIPDAAITTDIIVGFPGETEADFQDTLDVVAASRFASAFTFQYSPRPGTPAADRTDQVPAEVVAERYQRLVALQQRISTEENERLVGSTVEVLVAQDGRKDEATRRITGRAADNRLVHVALPPGLADGDRPRPGDMVTATVTRGAPHHLVADSALTGGTFAVRRTRAGDAWAGHGDADGGGHGHGAAAAAGPVSLGLPTVRR, from the coding sequence ATGAGCGCACCCGCCACCGCGCCCGCCGGCGCCGCGGTCGCCGCCGCGGTCGGCGCGGTTGGCCCCGCCCAGAGCGGCGGGCCCGCACCCACCGCCGACCCCGCCGGAACCGCGCACCCTGCCGGTGCCCCGCCCCGCACCTATCTGGTCCGCACCCTCGGCTGCCAGATGAACGTCCACGACTCCGAGCGGCTCGCCGGCCTGCTGCAGGCCCGCGGGTACGTCCCGGTCGCCGACATCCCGGAAGCGGCCGCCCGGGCGACGGACGCCGGCGACGGCGGGGCCGACGTCGTCGTCCTCAACACCTGCTCCGTGCGCGAGAACGCGGCCACCCGGCTGTTCGGCAACCTCGGCCAGCTCGCCGCCGTCAAGCGCTCCCGGCCCGGCATGCAGATCGCCGTCGGCGGGTGCCTGGCCCAGCAGATGCGCGAGGGGATCGTCGCCCAGGCGCCGTGGGTCGACGTCGTGCTCGGCACCCACAACCTCGACGTGCTGCCGGCGCTGCTCGAGCGGGCCCGGCACAACGCCGAGGCGCAGGTGGAGATCGAGGAGTCGCTGAAGGTCTTCCCCTCCACCCTGCCCAGCCGCCGCGAGTCCGCCTACGCCGCGTTCGTGTCCATCTCGGTGGGCTGCAACAACACCTGCACCTTCTGCATCGTCCCGCACCTGCGCGGCAAGGAGCGGGACCGCCGGCCGGGGGACGTGCTCGCCGAGGTCGAGGCGGTGGTCGCGCAGGGCGCCGTCGAGGTGACCCTGCTCGGGCAGAACGTCAACAGCTACGGCGTGGGCTTCGGCGACCGGGGCGCGTTCGCCAAGCTGCTGCGCGCGTGCGGGCGGGTCGAGGGCCTGGAGCGGGTCCGGTTCACCTCTCCGCACCCGGCGGCCTTCACCGACGACGTCATCGCGGCCATGGCCGAGACCCCGACCGTCATGCCGTCCCTGCACATGCCGCTGCAGTCCGGCTCCGACGCCGTGCTGCGGGCCATGCGCCGGTCCTACCGGTCGGCCCGCTTCCTCGGCATCCTGGAGCGGGTGCGCGCGGCCATCCCGGACGCCGCGATCACCACCGACATCATCGTCGGCTTCCCCGGCGAGACCGAGGCCGACTTCCAGGACACCCTCGACGTCGTCGCCGCCAGCCGGTTCGCCTCCGCCTTCACCTTCCAGTACTCCCCGCGCCCGGGCACCCCGGCCGCGGACCGCACCGACCAGGTCCCTGCCGAGGTGGTCGCCGAGCGCTACCAGCGCCTGGTCGCGCTCCAGCAGCGGATCTCCACCGAGGAGAACGAGCGGCTGGTCGGCAGCACCGTGGAGGTGCTGGTGGCCCAGGACGGCCGCAAGGACGAGGCCACCCGCCGGATCACCGGCCGGGCGGCCGACAACCGGCTGGTGCACGTGGCCCTGCCGCCGGGGCTCGCCGACGGCGACCGGCCCCGACCCGGGGACATGGTCACCGCGACCGTCACCCGCGGCGCGCCGCACCACCTCGTCGCCGACTCCGCGCTGACCGGCGGGACGTTCGCCGTGCGGCGCACCCGGGCGGGGGACGCGTGGGCGGGCCACGGCGACGCCGACGGCGGTGGGCACGGCCACGGCGCGGCGGCCGCTGCCGGCCCGGTCAGCCTCGGGCTGCCGACCGTGCGCCGCTGA
- a CDS encoding DUF6318 family protein, with translation MEKPERPEAMERDDLEGAKAAAEYVLRLYPYVYASGDITEWNAMSKDGCKFCKSVADNVTKLHQEGGYSTGSEVVIESIEGRPPYGGHDYFEILIQGTATPSKRMNPDGSTLDEFEGGRALFYIAVTRVNDSWLIHGVATEPVDG, from the coding sequence GTGGAGAAGCCGGAGCGACCCGAGGCGATGGAGCGCGACGACCTCGAGGGCGCAAAGGCGGCCGCGGAGTACGTGCTCCGCCTCTACCCGTACGTGTACGCCAGCGGAGACATCACCGAGTGGAACGCGATGTCAAAGGATGGTTGCAAGTTCTGCAAGAGCGTGGCAGATAATGTCACAAAACTTCACCAGGAGGGTGGGTACTCGACCGGTTCTGAGGTCGTCATTGAGTCGATCGAGGGACGCCCTCCGTATGGTGGGCACGACTACTTCGAGATCCTAATCCAAGGTACCGCGACACCATCGAAGCGGATGAATCCAGACGGGTCAACGCTGGATGAGTTCGAGGGAGGCCGAGCACTGTTCTACATTGCGGTCACTCGTGTCAATGACTCGTGGCTCATCCACGGAGTGGCCACGGAGCCGGTCGATGGGTAA